A section of the Mycolicibacterium anyangense genome encodes:
- a CDS encoding TylF/MycF/NovP-related O-methyltransferase, whose protein sequence is MNSEFRSACLELLRRDLTRYGAREAAPSDWPWNQKLLLHSMNISNSLRRGANPFGSRKRELGLDWPAEALTMIGMRRLESLQHCVETVLQENIPGDLVECGVWRGGASILMRAVLEIYGSDDRVVWLADSFQGVPAPDTVNFGMDRNLRLDRFRSIFEVSEQQVRANFARYGLLDGQVRFLPGWFKDTLPDAPIEQIAVLRLDGDLYESTIQSLDALYPKLSTGGFCVIDDYGGIPVCRQAVTDYRAKHHITAPIVTIDQDGALWRKED, encoded by the coding sequence GTGAATTCTGAATTTCGTTCCGCGTGTTTGGAGCTGCTGCGCCGGGACCTCACGCGGTACGGGGCTCGCGAAGCAGCGCCGTCGGACTGGCCGTGGAATCAGAAGCTGCTGCTGCATTCGATGAACATCAGCAACTCGTTGCGCCGCGGGGCCAACCCGTTCGGTAGCCGCAAGCGGGAGCTGGGGTTGGACTGGCCGGCCGAGGCCCTGACGATGATCGGGATGCGGCGGTTGGAGAGCCTCCAGCATTGCGTGGAAACCGTTCTGCAGGAGAACATTCCCGGTGATCTGGTGGAGTGTGGGGTCTGGCGGGGCGGCGCCTCGATCCTGATGCGCGCCGTGTTGGAGATCTACGGCAGCGACGACCGGGTGGTGTGGCTGGCCGACTCCTTCCAGGGCGTCCCCGCTCCCGACACCGTCAACTTCGGCATGGACCGCAACCTGAGACTCGACAGATTCCGGTCCATCTTCGAGGTGTCCGAACAGCAGGTCCGGGCGAACTTCGCACGCTACGGGCTGTTGGACGGGCAGGTCCGATTCCTTCCCGGCTGGTTCAAGGACACCCTGCCGGACGCTCCGATCGAGCAGATCGCGGTCCTGCGCCTCGACGGCGACCTCTACGAGTCCACCATCCAATCGCTGGACGCGCTGTACCCGAAGCTGTCCACCGGCGGGTTCTGCGTCATCGACGACTACGGCGGAATCCCGGTCTGCCGGCAGGCAGTCACCGATTACCGGGCCAAGCACCACATCACCGCCCCCATTGTGACGATCGACCAGGACGGGGCCCTGTGGCGCAAGGAGGATTGA
- a CDS encoding GMC oxidoreductase, which produces MQADGHIDARDAERISWDVIVVGTGMGGGTLGYALARAGRRVLFVEKGRSTLPGAPGTIRAAMPELAEPLAARSSETYFDALARGGRCTDEVEDISGRSVKRFTPFIGSGTGGSSALYGMVCERFFARDFTPRQNFLQPGDSTVPEAWPVGYDEMAPWYAQAEQLLGVRGEPDPLRPEAATVGLPAAPPFSADSQPMVDYLQGRGLHPYHLPMACDYTPGCTTCQTYLCPQSCKRDSARNGVAPAIAEYGAALLDQCRVLRLEADRRTVQRVICEHRGATVALTGTVVVLAAGALATPMLLLTSRSGDWPAGLANGSDYVGRNLMRHLLDPIEVWPQRHSRITGANKEIGFNDFYYWEGQKYGTVQSFGAIPPMEWLANRPGWRGKGMRVMNPAVRLVYERFFTGGLILAAMTEDLPYLDNRVLPTDRPGTDGRQRMRMHYRLHPNEIGRREIFLRQLKEVFAPFRTLPLGSGKDNSNLGHVCGTCRFGTDPATSVLNAQNRAHEVANLYVVDTSFFPSSAGLNPSLTVAANALRVAQCVDSEHFAD; this is translated from the coding sequence ATGCAGGCTGATGGCCACATCGACGCCCGCGACGCCGAGCGCATCTCGTGGGACGTCATCGTCGTGGGCACCGGAATGGGCGGCGGGACACTGGGATACGCGCTGGCTCGGGCCGGGCGACGGGTGCTGTTCGTGGAGAAGGGCCGGTCCACCCTGCCCGGGGCTCCGGGCACCATCCGTGCGGCGATGCCCGAACTCGCCGAACCCCTCGCGGCGCGATCGTCCGAGACCTACTTCGACGCTCTGGCCCGCGGCGGCCGCTGCACCGACGAGGTCGAGGACATCAGCGGACGGTCGGTCAAGCGGTTCACCCCGTTCATCGGCAGCGGAACCGGCGGGTCGTCGGCGCTCTACGGCATGGTGTGCGAGCGGTTCTTCGCCCGCGACTTCACCCCGCGGCAGAACTTCCTGCAGCCGGGCGACTCGACCGTCCCGGAGGCCTGGCCGGTCGGCTATGACGAGATGGCCCCGTGGTATGCCCAGGCCGAACAACTGCTAGGCGTGCGCGGTGAGCCCGACCCGCTGCGTCCCGAAGCCGCTACCGTCGGTTTGCCTGCCGCACCGCCTTTTTCCGCCGACAGCCAACCGATGGTCGACTATCTGCAGGGCCGCGGGCTGCACCCCTATCACCTGCCGATGGCCTGTGACTACACCCCGGGCTGCACCACCTGCCAGACCTATCTGTGCCCGCAGTCCTGCAAGCGCGATTCGGCGCGCAACGGGGTTGCGCCCGCGATCGCCGAGTACGGCGCGGCCCTGCTGGATCAGTGCCGGGTGCTGCGACTGGAGGCGGACCGCCGCACGGTGCAGCGGGTGATCTGCGAGCACCGCGGCGCCACGGTGGCGTTGACGGGCACGGTCGTGGTGTTGGCGGCGGGCGCGCTGGCCACCCCGATGTTGTTGCTGACGTCGCGCTCCGGGGACTGGCCGGCCGGACTGGCCAACGGCTCGGATTACGTGGGGCGCAACCTGATGCGCCACCTGCTCGACCCGATCGAGGTCTGGCCACAGCGCCACAGCAGGATCACCGGCGCCAACAAGGAGATCGGCTTCAACGACTTCTACTACTGGGAAGGCCAGAAGTACGGCACCGTCCAGTCGTTCGGGGCCATTCCGCCGATGGAGTGGCTGGCCAACCGGCCGGGCTGGCGGGGCAAGGGCATGCGGGTGATGAACCCCGCGGTGCGCCTGGTCTACGAGCGGTTCTTCACCGGTGGGCTGATCCTGGCCGCGATGACCGAGGACCTGCCCTACCTGGACAACCGTGTCCTGCCCACCGATCGGCCGGGCACCGATGGACGCCAGCGGATGCGCATGCACTATCGCCTGCATCCCAATGAGATCGGCCGCCGCGAGATCTTCCTGCGCCAGCTCAAAGAGGTGTTCGCACCGTTCCGGACGTTGCCGCTGGGCAGCGGCAAGGACAATTCCAACCTCGGACACGTCTGTGGCACATGCCGATTCGGCACCGATCCGGCGACCAGCGTGCTCAACGCCCAGAACCGGGCCCACGAGGTGGCCAACCTCTACGTGGTGGACACCTCGTTCTTCCCGTCCAGCGCCGGGCTGAACCCCAGCCTGACGGTGGCGGCCAACGCACTTCGGGTGGCACAGTGCGTCGACTCCGAACACTTCGCCGACTAG
- a CDS encoding FkbM family methyltransferase: MPTLDSARQRGRRALVRSMRAVVDNDRIPLVAKQLFVMLAAGPYVEPRGGLLRLLGTDSDQTPIESAYGTKFTPDGDNSIVTFWLRFRDVYEPVLSEFLLRHLREGDVCVDAGANIGYFSALLAQRVGPGGKVIAIEAAPGTARLLRKNLQLNGVDAVVEVIEAACAPQRGEMTFYLHPTVDGCSRLTPPAKGDWDHRKGLEWIPVTVQADTLSALVGADADRVSFLKVDVEGAETALAPDIATGFTHPRLVVALEVRSEIEATLEPFRQHGFHIYDLHNDYRWIYQRKTPQITEAAYEDFYDCTSADILLSRQPLDVTH; this comes from the coding sequence GTGCCGACGCTCGACTCCGCCCGCCAGCGTGGCCGCCGTGCCCTGGTGCGATCCATGCGGGCCGTGGTGGACAACGATCGAATCCCTTTGGTGGCCAAGCAACTCTTCGTGATGCTGGCCGCGGGACCCTATGTCGAACCGCGCGGTGGACTGCTCCGGTTGCTCGGCACCGACTCCGACCAGACGCCGATCGAGTCGGCGTACGGTACGAAATTCACTCCGGACGGGGACAATTCGATCGTCACGTTCTGGCTGCGCTTTCGCGATGTCTACGAACCCGTGCTCTCCGAATTCCTGCTCCGCCACCTGCGCGAGGGTGACGTCTGCGTCGACGCCGGGGCCAATATCGGCTATTTCTCCGCGCTGTTGGCACAGCGCGTCGGCCCCGGCGGGAAGGTGATCGCCATCGAGGCGGCACCGGGAACCGCGCGGCTGCTACGGAAGAACCTGCAGCTCAACGGAGTCGACGCTGTTGTGGAGGTGATCGAGGCGGCATGCGCCCCGCAGCGCGGTGAGATGACGTTCTACCTGCACCCGACCGTCGACGGATGTTCTCGCCTCACTCCACCCGCGAAAGGCGACTGGGACCATCGCAAGGGGCTGGAGTGGATTCCGGTGACCGTGCAGGCCGATACCCTGTCCGCGCTCGTGGGCGCTGATGCCGATCGGGTCAGCTTCCTCAAGGTCGACGTCGAGGGGGCCGAGACGGCCCTGGCCCCGGATATCGCCACCGGGTTCACCCACCCGCGGCTGGTGGTGGCGCTGGAGGTCAGAAGCGAGATCGAAGCCACCTTGGAACCGTTCCGGCAGCATGGATTTCACATCTACGACCTGCACAACGACTACCGCTGGATCTACCAGCGCAAGACTCCGCAGATCACCGAGGCCGCGTACGAGGATTTCTACGATTGCACGTCAGCCGACATCCTCTTGAGCCGCCAGCCACTCGATGTGACTCACTGA
- a CDS encoding class I SAM-dependent methyltransferase, translating into MTNVLPLPQTAMVTLWCRASEARRRDGILDDPMAVGLVDSIDVDFGAFRLSADRQDLALRALAFDGCTRRYLDAHPKATVVALGEGMQTSFWRLDDGSVGHQFRWLTVDLPAITGLREHLLPPSPRMDTCAQSVLDFSWMDRVDNPDDGVFITAEGLLPYFEPADALRVIGECARRFPGGQMMFDLPPKSQARLARHRLWTVLRGGWPRTPFGLTVNELAALGHIVPGIRTVHDVPLPRGRGVLFDSLLQRTRGHAVHRPLRRFVGLNWPTIATLTLLEFDAGQ; encoded by the coding sequence ATGACGAACGTCCTTCCGCTGCCTCAGACGGCGATGGTGACCTTGTGGTGCCGGGCCAGCGAGGCCCGTCGGCGCGACGGCATCCTTGACGACCCGATGGCGGTCGGCCTCGTCGACTCGATCGATGTCGACTTCGGCGCATTCAGGTTGTCGGCCGACCGGCAAGACCTGGCATTGCGTGCGCTTGCGTTCGACGGCTGCACTCGGCGTTATCTCGACGCCCATCCCAAGGCCACCGTCGTCGCTCTGGGCGAGGGCATGCAGACCAGTTTCTGGCGCCTCGACGACGGGTCGGTCGGTCACCAGTTCCGCTGGCTGACCGTGGACCTGCCGGCGATCACCGGCCTGCGTGAGCATTTGCTGCCGCCATCACCCCGCATGGACACCTGCGCGCAATCGGTTCTCGACTTCAGCTGGATGGATCGGGTGGACAACCCGGACGACGGGGTGTTCATCACCGCGGAAGGCTTGCTGCCCTATTTCGAGCCCGCTGACGCGCTGCGGGTGATCGGTGAATGCGCGCGGCGCTTTCCGGGTGGGCAGATGATGTTCGACCTTCCGCCGAAATCGCAGGCTCGCTTGGCCCGGCACCGGCTGTGGACAGTGTTGCGCGGTGGCTGGCCGCGGACACCGTTCGGTCTGACCGTCAATGAGCTCGCCGCATTGGGGCACATCGTGCCGGGCATCAGAACCGTGCACGATGTGCCGCTGCCACGCGGCCGCGGGGTGCTGTTCGATTCGCTACTGCAACGAACGCGGGGGCATGCTGTCCATCGCCCGCTTCGCCGGTTCGTCGGCCTCAACTGGCCGACGATCGCCACATTGACACTGCTCGAGTTCGACGCCGGTCAGTGA
- a CDS encoding glycosyltransferase family 4 protein translates to MVAAEGFCRAQAHGPTGEAAPDLPTTRQVVVVVSNASRFGGGGVVGFREILLAVREQRPDLEVVGVLPQRGKVADACASNGIATKIAWVPWWTFGRWGRTTHLDPHAVLGWLPYTLILLPGIVQAVVYFRRIRPALVITNTMTIPSHAIAAKLLGIPHYWVVREFGRDDHGFWFLFGYRRTIRLIGTLSEVVICNSQAVESSMLTLDPTMKTAVVYPGVDTPVRTPPHRAPGERLRAILVGYLSKTKGQCLAIEAIARARAAGVDIELTLVGGGRHRCMRRLARRRGVADLLTIHRPTSDLGPHWARAHVGLMCSQREAFGRVTIEAMRAGLPVCGVDSGGTPELIEPGLNGFLSPAGDADALAANLIRLEADEDLRRRLGAGAVQSSQRFRRERHDGELVSILGLR, encoded by the coding sequence ATGGTCGCCGCCGAGGGCTTTTGCCGCGCTCAAGCCCACGGCCCCACCGGCGAGGCCGCACCCGACCTCCCCACAACCCGGCAGGTCGTCGTGGTGGTATCCAACGCGAGCCGCTTCGGCGGCGGCGGCGTGGTCGGCTTCCGCGAGATCCTGCTCGCCGTTCGAGAGCAGCGACCGGATCTCGAGGTGGTGGGCGTGCTCCCCCAGCGCGGAAAGGTCGCCGATGCCTGCGCAAGCAACGGCATTGCCACCAAGATCGCCTGGGTGCCATGGTGGACGTTCGGCAGATGGGGCCGCACGACACACCTGGACCCGCACGCGGTACTGGGCTGGTTGCCCTACACGCTGATCCTGCTGCCGGGGATCGTGCAGGCGGTTGTGTACTTCCGCCGGATTCGGCCAGCGCTGGTCATCACCAACACCATGACGATCCCGTCCCACGCGATCGCCGCCAAACTGCTTGGCATCCCGCACTACTGGGTGGTGCGGGAGTTCGGCCGAGACGACCACGGCTTCTGGTTCCTCTTCGGCTACCGCAGGACGATTCGCTTGATCGGCACGCTGTCGGAAGTGGTGATCTGCAATTCGCAGGCGGTCGAGAGTTCGATGCTGACCCTCGACCCGACGATGAAGACGGCCGTCGTCTATCCCGGCGTTGACACCCCCGTCCGCACACCACCGCACCGCGCACCCGGCGAACGGCTGCGAGCCATCCTGGTGGGTTACCTCTCGAAGACCAAAGGGCAATGCCTTGCGATCGAGGCGATCGCGCGTGCACGCGCCGCCGGCGTGGACATCGAACTGACCTTGGTCGGCGGCGGACGGCACCGTTGCATGCGGCGTCTCGCCCGCCGGCGTGGGGTGGCGGACCTGCTCACCATCCACCGGCCCACCAGCGATCTCGGCCCCCATTGGGCCCGCGCACACGTCGGCCTGATGTGCTCACAGCGAGAAGCGTTCGGCCGGGTCACCATCGAAGCGATGAGAGCCGGTTTACCGGTGTGCGGGGTGGACTCCGGCGGTACCCCGGAACTCATCGAACCCGGACTCAACGGGTTCCTCAGCCCCGCCGGTGACGCCGATGCCTTGGCGGCCAACCTGATCCGGCTCGAAGCCGACGAGGACCTACGACGCCGGCTTGGCGCCGGGGCGGTGCAGTCATCACAACGTTTTCGCCGGGAACGTCACGACGGTGAACTGGTCAGCATTCTCGGCCTGCGGTGA
- a CDS encoding PE-PPE domain-containing protein: protein MSAARRPAIAGSALLAVAAVGSGLMGPALVAPTAWAATSALIMGGTGHSLASPPDTLGYVEDYLSAAVDKAIAPASEMNPATGIPQGPYNRVAVITPEQAAPSYGTLTVDESVALGVTALHSCITSTTCDYNQQVGSVAPTPSDTLVVFGYSQSAVIAMLEKAALAAEYGPGQGPNVSFVVSGDTKRPNGGLYARDPSGVFVPFVRAGGYTFGGAAPTDTQYATVDIAIQYDGLVDFPVNPLNLLAVVNAYMGMALLHSTYGDRSLSEPGIIDQGQYGDTHYYLGPTPVLPLLMPLQAVPLVGAVLADVLDAPLRVLVEASYDRSTSPGQPVPFNLLYFPHPLKTALDVLVAIPTGLDNGFEDVFGVRPFHTERPGPFGVGGPDVDLAGSAPAAVSTPAASSTSHAAAGTSVAAGRSGRQMVSADPEQSPSVAAPGPAAPVRAGATHRRAASAARSENRPAAASSDHSTGRTGRG from the coding sequence ATGAGTGCTGCCCGGCGTCCTGCCATCGCGGGCTCGGCGCTGCTGGCGGTCGCGGCCGTGGGCTCTGGTCTGATGGGTCCGGCGCTGGTCGCGCCGACGGCCTGGGCTGCCACCTCGGCACTCATCATGGGTGGCACCGGGCACTCGTTAGCCAGCCCGCCCGACACGCTGGGCTACGTCGAGGACTATCTGAGCGCAGCCGTCGACAAAGCCATCGCGCCGGCGTCGGAGATGAATCCCGCCACCGGAATCCCACAGGGTCCCTACAACCGCGTCGCGGTGATCACCCCCGAACAGGCAGCGCCCAGTTACGGCACGCTGACCGTCGACGAGTCGGTCGCCCTGGGCGTGACCGCTCTGCACAGTTGCATCACGTCCACGACATGCGACTACAACCAGCAGGTCGGATCGGTTGCGCCCACGCCGTCGGACACGCTTGTGGTATTCGGCTATTCGCAGAGCGCGGTGATCGCCATGCTCGAGAAGGCCGCACTGGCCGCCGAATACGGGCCAGGACAAGGCCCGAACGTGTCGTTCGTTGTCAGCGGCGACACCAAGCGTCCCAACGGCGGCTTGTACGCCCGTGACCCCAGCGGCGTCTTCGTGCCGTTCGTGAGGGCCGGTGGGTACACCTTCGGCGGGGCCGCACCCACCGACACGCAGTACGCCACCGTCGACATCGCCATCCAATACGACGGACTTGTCGATTTCCCGGTCAATCCGCTGAACCTGCTGGCGGTGGTGAACGCCTATATGGGTATGGCACTGTTGCATTCCACCTACGGGGACCGCAGCCTGAGCGAACCGGGAATCATCGACCAGGGACAGTACGGCGACACCCACTACTACCTGGGCCCCACCCCGGTTCTTCCGCTGCTCATGCCACTGCAGGCGGTGCCGCTGGTCGGAGCGGTTCTGGCCGATGTGCTGGACGCCCCGCTGCGGGTCCTGGTCGAGGCGAGCTATGACCGGAGCACCAGTCCGGGGCAACCGGTTCCGTTCAATCTGCTGTACTTCCCGCATCCACTCAAGACCGCACTCGATGTCCTGGTAGCGATCCCGACCGGGCTGGACAACGGCTTCGAGGACGTGTTCGGCGTCCGCCCGTTCCACACCGAACGTCCGGGGCCCTTCGGAGTCGGCGGTCCGGATGTCGACCTCGCCGGCTCGGCGCCCGCGGCAGTCAGCACGCCGGCCGCTTCGTCGACTTCCCATGCGGCGGCGGGAACTTCGGTCGCCGCGGGACGGTCAGGGCGGCAGATGGTGTCGGCGGACCCAGAACAGTCCCCGTCGGTAGCGGCACCAGGACCGGCCGCCCCGGTGCGGGCCGGTGCCACTCACCGGCGCGCGGCATCGGCGGCCCGGTCCGAAAACCGCCCCGCAGCAGCCTCGTCGGACCATTCGACGGGTCGCACCGGCCGCGGCTGA
- a CDS encoding GMC oxidoreductase — MPDGEVAAREAERVVWDVIVVGTGMGGGTLGYALARSGRRVLFVEKGRSTLPGTPGTIRAAMPELAEPGAYRSADAYFEALARGGRSTDEIEDISGRFAKRFVPFIGAGVGGSSALYGMVCERFFAADFTPRQHFADPGQSTVPQAWPITYDELAPWYARAEKLMGVRGQPDPLRPETAASGLPAAPPFSPDNQPLVDYLTGRGLHPYHLPMACDYTKGCGTCQAFLCDKACKNDGGRNGVQPALTEYGAGLLAECRVLHLEADRTHVQKVICAHPDGTVALQGKVVVLAAGALATPLLLLNSTSGDWPNGLANGSDYVGRNLMRHLLDWIEVWPESGCRITAENKEIGLNDFYFWEGQKFGTVQSAGSMASLAPMEMLTNHPGLLPRALRLASPAARPIYQRFFSGGLVLAAIMEDLPYLDNRVLPSLRPGTDGRQRLRLQYRVHPNEAARRKIFLRQLNDVLKPYRTLTLRTGESNTTLGHVCGTVRFGTDPKTSVLNSHNRAHEVHNLYAVDASFFPSSTGLNPSLTVAANALRVAEHINGEQFAG; from the coding sequence TTGCCTGACGGCGAAGTGGCGGCCCGCGAGGCGGAACGCGTGGTGTGGGACGTGATCGTCGTCGGTACCGGAATGGGCGGCGGAACACTGGGGTACGCGCTGGCCCGGTCGGGCCGCCGGGTGCTGTTCGTCGAGAAGGGCCGGTCCACTCTGCCCGGGACGCCCGGCACCATCCGTGCGGCGATGCCCGAGTTGGCCGAACCCGGGGCCTACCGTTCCGCGGACGCCTACTTCGAGGCGCTGGCCCGAGGGGGGCGGTCGACCGACGAAATCGAGGACATCAGCGGTCGCTTCGCCAAGCGTTTCGTCCCGTTCATCGGCGCCGGGGTCGGCGGGTCATCGGCTCTCTACGGCATGGTGTGTGAGCGATTCTTCGCCGCGGACTTCACTCCTCGGCAGCACTTCGCCGATCCCGGTCAATCCACCGTTCCGCAAGCGTGGCCGATCACCTACGACGAGTTGGCGCCCTGGTACGCCCGCGCCGAGAAACTGATGGGCGTGCGGGGTCAACCCGATCCGTTGCGGCCCGAAACCGCAGCGTCCGGATTGCCTGCCGCACCGCCCTTTTCACCCGACAACCAGCCGCTGGTCGACTATCTGACCGGCCGCGGCCTGCATCCCTACCACCTACCGATGGCGTGCGACTACACCAAGGGATGTGGAACGTGCCAGGCGTTCCTGTGCGACAAGGCCTGCAAGAACGACGGCGGCCGCAACGGTGTGCAGCCGGCCCTGACCGAGTATGGCGCCGGACTGCTCGCCGAATGCCGGGTGCTGCACCTGGAGGCCGATCGCACGCACGTCCAGAAGGTGATCTGCGCGCATCCCGACGGCACGGTGGCGCTGCAGGGCAAGGTCGTGGTGCTGGCGGCCGGCGCACTGGCAACACCGTTGCTCCTGCTGAATTCCACCTCGGGTGACTGGCCGAACGGCCTGGCGAACGGCTCGGATTACGTGGGCCGCAATCTGATGCGTCACCTGCTGGACTGGATCGAGGTGTGGCCCGAGTCGGGATGCCGAATCACCGCCGAGAACAAGGAGATCGGGCTCAACGACTTCTACTTCTGGGAAGGCCAGAAGTTCGGCACCGTGCAGTCGGCCGGCTCGATGGCGTCGCTTGCCCCGATGGAGATGCTGACCAACCACCCCGGCCTGCTGCCGCGGGCCCTACGCCTTGCCAGCCCGGCCGCGCGGCCGATCTATCAGCGGTTCTTCTCCGGTGGCCTGGTGCTCGCCGCGATCATGGAAGACCTTCCGTACCTGGACAATCGCGTCCTGCCGTCGCTACGCCCTGGAACCGACGGGCGCCAGCGACTCCGGCTGCAGTACCGGGTCCATCCCAACGAAGCGGCCCGGCGCAAGATCTTCCTGCGCCAGCTCAACGACGTGCTCAAGCCCTACCGCACGCTCACCCTGCGTACCGGCGAGAGCAACACCACCCTGGGCCACGTGTGCGGCACCGTCCGGTTCGGCACCGACCCGAAAACCAGCGTGCTCAACTCCCACAACCGGGCCCATGAGGTGCACAACCTCTACGCGGTGGACGCTTCGTTCTTCCCGTCCAGCACCGGATTGAATCCCAGTCTCACGGTGGCCGCCAACGCATTGCGGGTGGCCGAGCACATCAATGGCGAGCAATTCGCCGGCTGA
- a CDS encoding Gfo/Idh/MocA family protein, producing the protein MPDCPSPVRIGILGASSYAPTTLINPAKGKDDVVIAAVGARDQASADQFAAKHGIATAHGSYAALVDDPTIDAVYVLLPTSMHGRWMRAALAAGKHVLCEKPFTANSAEAREIAELAAASDRVVMEAVQGRYHPLTLRVEEIIDSGELGKLEFVDVALCVMLPKFSGNCYNYDLAGGAMMDAGSYVVNMLRTFGRSTPQVVSAKAKLRDPRVDRAMSAELRYPEGHRGRLRVSLWSSDLFRATAKVVGDAGELRWLSPAAPHLFPKLTISSARGKRVERFPRRPTYDYQLDAFVAAVSKGHPVRTTAEGAVETMTVIDAIYRAAGLPLRYPS; encoded by the coding sequence GTGCCAGACTGTCCGAGCCCTGTCCGAATCGGCATCCTCGGCGCTTCGAGCTACGCGCCGACCACGCTGATCAATCCCGCCAAGGGCAAGGACGACGTGGTGATCGCGGCCGTCGGAGCGCGCGACCAGGCCAGTGCGGACCAGTTCGCCGCCAAGCACGGTATCGCCACCGCGCACGGCAGCTATGCGGCTCTGGTCGACGACCCGACGATCGATGCGGTCTATGTCCTGCTTCCCACCAGCATGCACGGCAGGTGGATGCGGGCCGCGCTTGCCGCAGGCAAACATGTGTTGTGCGAGAAGCCGTTCACCGCAAACTCGGCGGAGGCCCGGGAGATCGCCGAGTTGGCCGCGGCGTCGGATCGGGTGGTGATGGAGGCTGTCCAGGGGCGGTATCACCCGTTGACGTTGCGGGTCGAAGAGATCATCGACTCCGGTGAATTGGGCAAACTGGAGTTCGTCGATGTTGCGCTCTGCGTGATGCTGCCGAAGTTCTCCGGCAACTGCTACAACTACGACCTCGCCGGCGGCGCGATGATGGATGCCGGAAGTTACGTCGTCAACATGTTGCGAACCTTCGGGCGGTCGACGCCGCAGGTGGTATCCGCCAAGGCGAAACTGCGCGACCCGAGGGTGGACAGAGCCATGTCGGCCGAGTTGCGGTACCCCGAGGGACACCGCGGCCGGTTACGGGTCTCGCTGTGGTCGTCCGACTTGTTCCGGGCGACTGCCAAGGTGGTGGGTGATGCCGGGGAGTTACGCTGGCTCAGTCCCGCTGCCCCGCATCTGTTCCCGAAGCTCACCATCAGTTCCGCGCGAGGCAAACGGGTGGAACGCTTTCCCCGCCGCCCGACCTACGACTACCAGCTGGATGCTTTCGTCGCGGCGGTGTCGAAGGGGCATCCGGTGCGGACCACCGCGGAGGGAGCCGTCGAGACCATGACCGTGATCGACGCCATCTACCGAGCCGCCGGGCTGCCGCTGCGCTACCCCAGCTAA
- a CDS encoding Gfo/Idh/MocA family protein — MADTAAPVRIGILGAARIAPAAVINPAKDSAEVVIAAVAARDSARARQFADQHGIAKVHSSYQALVEDPGIDAVYNPLPNGLHGRWTRAALAAGKHVLCEKPFAANADEAREIAGLAAASDRVVMEAFHYRYHPFVSYVEQVIASGELGNLQRVEASFCFPLPKFSDIRYDYALAGGALMDAGCYPVDMLRTFGGSTPEVLSAQAKLRDPRIDRAIQAELRFDGGHTGRLRCSMWSRDLLRISATVVGDRGEVRVINPVLPQLFHRVTVCTAEGKRVQRFGSRPTYSYQLDAFAAAILRGEPVKTTPAQAVENMTVIDAIYRAAGLPVRLPVE; from the coding sequence ATGGCGGACACAGCGGCCCCGGTGCGGATCGGCATTCTGGGTGCAGCGCGCATCGCCCCCGCGGCGGTGATCAATCCCGCCAAGGACAGCGCAGAAGTCGTCATTGCGGCTGTGGCCGCGCGTGATTCGGCCAGGGCCAGGCAATTCGCGGACCAGCACGGGATCGCGAAGGTACACAGCAGCTACCAGGCGTTGGTCGAGGACCCCGGGATCGATGCGGTCTACAACCCGCTGCCCAATGGCCTGCACGGCAGGTGGACCCGGGCCGCACTCGCTGCCGGAAAGCACGTGCTGTGCGAGAAGCCGTTCGCGGCCAACGCCGACGAGGCCCGCGAGATCGCCGGTCTGGCAGCGGCGTCGGATCGGGTGGTGATGGAGGCCTTTCACTACCGATATCACCCCTTTGTCAGCTACGTGGAGCAGGTCATCGCCTCCGGTGAACTGGGCAATCTGCAGCGGGTCGAGGCGTCGTTCTGCTTCCCGCTGCCCAAGTTCTCCGACATCCGATACGACTACGCCCTGGCCGGTGGTGCCCTCATGGATGCGGGCTGCTATCCGGTCGACATGCTGCGCACGTTCGGCGGTTCGACCCCGGAAGTGCTGTCCGCACAGGCGAAGCTGCGCGATCCCCGGATCGATCGGGCCATCCAGGCAGAGCTGAGGTTCGACGGCGGACACACCGGCCGCCTGCGCTGTTCGATGTGGTCCAGAGATCTGCTGCGCATCAGCGCCACGGTGGTGGGGGACCGTGGCGAGGTCCGGGTGATCAATCCGGTGCTGCCGCAGCTGTTCCACCGCGTCACCGTGTGCACGGCCGAGGGAAAGCGGGTCCAGCGCTTCGGGTCGCGGCCCACCTACTCCTATCAGCTCGATGCGTTCGCCGCCGCGATACTGCGCGGGGAGCCGGTGAAGACGACACCGGCCCAGGCGGTCGAGAACATGACCGTCATCGATGCCATCTACCGCGCGGCGGGGCTGCCGGTCAGGCTGCCTGTGGAATAG